A region of the bacterium genome:
CGCCTCGCGCGCAAGCCCGTAACCTATTTCCCCTTCGTTGAAAACATTCCCGGCCAACGCGCAGACCTTTTGAAAGCGCTGGCGGAACAGGCGTGCGTCGTAATTGTGGATGATTTCCCGATGGCGATGCATCAGGAATTGATTGCCAACGCGGGCCTCGAGTTCCCCTGCAGGCTCGAAGCTGTGGACTCCTGCGGGCTGTTGCCGCTGCGCGCCGCCGAGGTAACCTTTCCTTCGGCTTTCGCTTTCCGCAGGCATCTTCAAAAAAACCTTCGTCCTCATCTTGAGCACTTCCCGCTGTCCGATCCGCTCGCACGAGTCACGCTTCCCTCGCTGAAGCTCGACGCGCGTATAACCTCGCTTTGGCCGCCCGCCGATCCTCAGAAGCTCTTAGCCGATCATACTTGGATGAGCGACCTCCCGCTGTTGCACGATGTCCCGCCCGTTCCAACTGCAGGCGGCACTTCCACAGCGGAAAAAAACCTGCGCGAGTTTCTGTCACACAAGCTCTCCCGCTATGCGACAGAGCGCAGCCAGCCCGGGGAGGACTGGTCCAGCGGCCTTAGCCCCTACTTGCACTTCGGTCACATCTCCGTGCATCAGGTCTTCTCCGAGCTTGCCAAACAGGAAGGGTGGAGCAGCAACCACCTCGCGGACAACGTCGCCGGTAAGAAGGAGGGTTGGTGGGGGATGAGTGCCAATGCTGAGAGCTTTCTCGATGAGCTCGTTACGTGGCGCGAAGTCGGCTACAACTTCAATCACTTGCGCGACGACTACAAAGACTTCTCGTCGCTGCCCCCGTGGGCGCTGAAGACGCTGAACGAGCATCGCAAAGACAAACG
Encoded here:
- a CDS encoding deoxyribodipyrimidine photolyase, which gives rise to MLHSFRLRTVNSQSQQQGSFVLYWMLAQRRVTHNFALEQAVNWAKQLGKPLLILESVTLVYDYASPRQHVFLLQGMADNQARLARKPVTYFPFVENIPGQRADLLKALAEQACVVIVDDFPMAMHQELIANAGLEFPCRLEAVDSCGLLPLRAAEVTFPSAFAFRRHLQKNLRPHLEHFPLSDPLARVTLPSLKLDARITSLWPPADPQKLLADHTWMSDLPLLHDVPPVPTAGGTSTAEKNLREFLSHKLSRYATERSQPGEDWSSGLSPYLHFGHISVHQVFSELAKQEGWSSNHLADNVAGKKEGWWGMSANAESFLDELVTWREVGYNFNHLRDDYKDFSSLPPWALKTLNEHRKDKRTWTYTKEQFEQAATHDPLWNAAQRQLLTEGRIHNYLRMLWGKKILEWSASPEAALEVMIELNDKWALDGRDPNSYSGILWCLGRYDRPWFPERPVFGQVRYMSSENTARKFNVKSYLEKYSP